TTCTTATTTTTTAATTGATTGTCTGAAAAAGGAAATTGGAAATAGAAGAATTAAAACTGCTTTGGAGATTGGAACAGGATCCGGAATAGTATCCTTCAGTATTGCCGGTTTTGTTGATAAAATTCTTGCCGTTGATATAAATCCAAAAGCAATTGAATTCGCTCAGGAGAAGGCAGAATTGATGGGTTTGAAAAATATCGAATTCAGGGTCAGCAACTTGTTTGAAAATGTTTCTGGAAAATTTGATTTAATTTTTTTTAATCCTCCCTATCTTCTGGGAAGGGGAGATTTAAGTTGCACTGGAGGAAAGAGAGGACAGGAGATTATTGAAAAATTTTTATCCGAAGTCTGCAATTATCTCAATGAAGGCGGAGAAGCGATAATTCTGTTAAGTTCCTTTAACAGATATAAGGAACTTGAAAAAAAGTTCGGATTAAAATTGATCGGAAAAAACAGATTGTGGTTTGAAAGTTTGTATTGTTATAAATATTCAGAAAAAACGGAATAATTCCGACTTCGGCAAAGATAAATTTCTTTTTTAAGAAATTTAAATCCGGAAGGTTCTCAACAAATCATATAATTCTAACTATTTTATCTTTTTCAATTTTTTCTTGATGGTATTAATTCTGGTTTTTGCCATTTCAAGCAGGCCTATTCTCGCATCCTGTTTTGCAAGATCCAATTCTTTTTCTATCTCTTTCACATTTTTCCCCTGCAACTTTAATCTCTTTATTTTAGTTTCCAGTCTTGAAAATTCCTGATTTAAATTTGTAGTTATTGGTTTTTCAAACAATT
The genomic region above belongs to Candidatus Cloacimonadota bacterium and contains:
- a CDS encoding methyltransferase domain-containing protein, with product METKIYPPDEDSYFLIDCLKKEIGNRRIKTALEIGTGSGIVSFSIAGFVDKILAVDINPKAIEFAQEKAELMGLKNIEFRVSNLFENVSGKFDLIFFNPPYLLGRGDLSCTGGKRGQEIIEKFLSEVCNYLNEGGEAIILLSSFNRYKELEKKFGLKLIGKNRLWFESLYCYKYSEKTE